Proteins encoded in a region of the Zea mays cultivar B73 chromosome 4, Zm-B73-REFERENCE-NAM-5.0, whole genome shotgun sequence genome:
- the LOC103655574 gene encoding phospholipase D alpha 1-like: MAPSWWRREEAELGRSIGLLGCRGCLAEPIGRGGLLGPETPEEATRAGLVSGKDQIIDRSIQDAYVNAIRRAKNFIYIENQYFLGSSYGWKPEGIKPEEIGALHLILKELSLMIVSKIEAGKRFTVYVVVPMWPEGVPESASIQAILDWQRRTMEMMYTDIAQALEANRIEANPKDYLTFFYLGNREVKQEGEYEQEEHPEPDTNYIWAQEARRIMIYVHTKMMIATKHAFLLYVYWKQGIALKSEV; this comes from the exons ATGGCGCCGAG TTGGTGGCGGCGCGAGGAGGCAGAGCTCGGGCGGTCAATCGGGCTCCTCGGGTGCCGGGGATGCCTTGCCGAACCCATCGGTCGCGGCGGCCTCCTTGGCCCCGAGACTCCTGAGGAAGCTACAAGAGCTGGGCTTGTGAGTGGAAAGGATCAAATCATCGACCGGAGTATCCAGGATGCATATGTAAACGCCATACGGAGGGCGAAGAACTTCATCTACATTGAGAATCAGTACTTCCTTGGAAGTTCATACGGCTGGAAGCCTGAAGGCATCAAGCCAGAAGAAATTGGTGCTCTTCACTTGATTCTGAAGGAGCTCTCGCTGATGATTGTCAGCAAGATTGAAGCTGGGAAGCGGTTTACTGTTTATGTTGTGGTGCCAATGTGGCCTGAGGGTGTTCCAGAAAGCGCTTCTATTCAGGCAATTCTTGACTGGCAAAGGAGAACGATGGAGATGATGTACACTGACATCGCACAAGCTCTCGAAGCCAACAGGATTGAAGCAAACCCCAAGGACTATCTCACTTTCTTCTACTTAGGTAACCGCGAGGTGAAGCAGGAGGGAGAATATGAACAAGAGGAGCACCCAGAACCTGACACTAATTACATCTGGGCTCAAGAGGCTAGGAGGATTATGATCTATGTTCATACCAAAATGATGATAG CTACAAAGCATGCATTTCTGCTTTACGTGTATTGGAAGCAAGGGATCGCTTTAAAATCTGAAGTATAA